CAGCTTCAGGATGACGGCTTCCCGCTTCCAATCCTTCAGATCCGTGGACCGATATGCGGCGAAGAGTGGCTCGGGAGCGCCCGACTCAGTGGGGTACATCCAGTAGGTTTCCCCCACGCGGATGACGTGGGGATCCGCCCCGGCGGGCAGCGGACTGCCCAGACCGGTGAGGCTGAGCAGGAAGGAAATCGATAGGGCCTGGATCATTCGGTCATGATCCTACGGCCAGCCGGTAGAGGATGCCAAGCCCCGCGCATGCGGCCAGTGTGGGGATCACCCCGGCCTTGAACCGCTCCATGGCCACCCATGAAGCCACGGCGACCACCGCCGCGAAGAAATCGAACGATCCACCCTCAGGCCACAGGGAGTGCCAGGTGAACCAGACCGCCAGGTTCAGGATCACGCCGACGACCGCGGCGGTCATCACCGTCATCATCGAAGAGATGCGCGGGCGGGTGCCGAGCGTTTCGACATGGGGCGCCCCTAGGAAGACGAAAAGGAAACAGGGAACGAAGGTCACCCAGGTGGTGATCCCCGCGCCCAATGTGGCGGCGGCCAGCGGGCTCCATCCTTCCGGAGGATTCTGCCATGCGGCGACAAAGCCCACGAACTGCAGCACCATGATCAGCGGGCCGGGCGTCGTCTCCGCCAGGCCCAGTCCGGCCATCATCTGCCGCTGGGTCAGCCAGCCGTAGTGGTCCACCGTCATCTGGGAGACGTAGGGCAGGACCGCATACGCCCCGCCAAAGGTGACCAGCGCCGCCTTGCTGAAAAACCAACCTTCCTGGAAATGCACCCCGCGCCAGCCCAGCCAGGCACCCACCGCCAGCAGCGGCACCCACCACAGCGCGAGGCAGGTGGTGGTGATGACCGCCGTCCGGCGGAAGCCGGCCTTCGGAGCGAGGGGGAGTTTCACCGCGGCTTCCTCTAGGGCGGCCCCGTCCGTCCCAGCCTCCGCCACCGGAACCCCTTTCCTCATGAATTTTCCTCCGGCCAGGCCCACCAGCGCCGCCACCGCCAGGATGATGACGAAGGAAACCTTGAACACGAAGATGGCGATGAACGCCGCCACCGTGACCAGCCACAGTCCCGGTGTCTTCAGCACCTTTGAGCCGATCCGCCTCACCGCCCCCGCGACGATGGCGATGACGGCGGGGATCAACCCGTAGAACATGCCCTCAACCCACGCCACGCCGCCTCCGGCCATGTAAAGCCAACTCAAACCCAGCAACAGGAAAACGGATGGCAGCACGAACAGGACCCCTGCCGCGATGCCTCCCTTCGCCCCGTGCAGCCGCCATCCCAGGTAGGTCGCCAGTTGCTGCGCTTCCGGGCCGGGCAGCAGCATGCAGAAATTCAACGCGTGGAGAAAGTGATCTTCCGCCATCCATTTCCGCCGCTCGACGATCTCCTTGTGCATGATGGAGATCTGGCCAGCCGGTCCGCCGAAGCTGATCCAGCCGAGCTTCCACCAGAACCGCAGGGCGTCCCGGAATGATGGTGCGGCATCTTCGTTCATGGGATCCGCCGTGTTTTCCAGCCCGGCAGCAGGAAGATGGAAACCGCCATGCTCAGCGAGATGCCGATCACCGCAACATAGCCCAGGCTCACCAGCGCCTCGCTCGATGAGGTGATGAGCGAGCCGAAGCCGATGACGTTGGACGCGCCGCAGAACAGCAGCGCCTTGCTGGTCCCGTTCCACAGTTCCTTGAAGCAGCCTCCCGTCCGCCGCAGCGTGAGAGTCACGTGGATGGCGTAGTCGATCCCCGTGCCCAGCAGCAGGGGAGTGGCCATCAGATTCACGAAGTTCCACCGCAGGCCGGTGACCTTCATGATCGCCAGCAGCATCAGCGTGCTGAAGACCATCGCGAACAGGGCCAGCAGGACATCCGCCGCGCGGCGGAAAATCAGGATCATCATCCCGACGAGCAGGATCCCCATCGGCATCAACATGCGCATCATGTCCTCGTCCACCAGCTTCGAGATCGCCGGTTTGAAAAGCGACCAACTGCTCAGCCAGATGCCATCACCCGCCAACTTGCTGAAGGCCGGATAGTCTTTCGCCGCAGGCTCGATGCCCGGACCGGAGGTCACGGAGCCGAGCACGTATCCTCCGCCCTTTTCGTCACGGTTAAGGAACAGCCGCATCACCTCCCGCGCGGACTCCAGTTGCGGAAAAACCAGTCCGGCTTCCGCAGACTGCCTCTCCATCGCGCTCAGCACGCCCCGGCCCAGTGCCAGGCCCTCCTCGGAAAATCCGGCGGCGTCCGCCTCCTTCAGCAACCGCTCCCGATCCCGTGCCATCGCGGAAACACGCGCACGGTTTTGTTCCTGGATCGCCGCGTCCGGCCACCAGCCGTCGGGCAGTTTCACCTCGTCCACCAGCCCGGCCTCTTTCGCTTCATCGACCCGGCGGTGTGCCTCGGCCAGCCGGGCCTGCATCTCGCCGTCGCTTTTCGCCTCCACCACCAGCCCCATGGTCTGGCTGTTCCAACCGGGGAACGCCTTTTGCATCCTGTCGAACGCCTCCATCGCCTGGCTGTTCCGGGGACGCATGATCTTCGAGTCGAAGTCGATGCCCGGCAGCCCGCTCACGAACAGCACCGTGAAGGACGCCACGGCAAGTACGGCCGTGATCGACCATGCCAGTTTCGAGCGCGGCAGCAGCCTGCCAGTCCCGACGGCGGGTGCCCGGTCCACGCCGAACTTCGCCACGAATGGAAGGTAAAGCACCAGCATCAGGATGGCCGCGGCCACCAATCCCACCGCCACGATGGTGCCGAGCTGCGCCATCCCGGGAAAGCCACCCAGATTGAGCGCGCAAAAGACGATGGCCGTGGTCACCGCGCCGAACAGCACCGGCCTGCCGCTCGCCTCGCGCAGCGGCTTCACCTTGTGTCCCGTGACCTTCGCCTCCTGGCAGATCACCAATCCATAATCCACCGCCAGACCGATCAGGATTTCCGCCGAACTGAGCGCGATGATGCTGAGTTTTCCATACATCCATCCCGCCACTCCCAACGCCACCGCGAAGACCAGCGTCAGGATCACCGTCAGTCCCAGCAACAGGCTCAACCGCCGCTGCATCCACCAGAATAACAGGCCGATGAGGCCCAGCGTGATCGCGATGGACCCGCTCAGGTCCGTCTCCATCGCCCGGCCGATCTCGGAGGAAAACGCCGGTTCGCCCGTGTAGCGGAGTTTCAGGTTCCCGCCATCCGCCTTCTGCCATGCCGCCACCTCAGCCTTCAGCTTGATCAGCCATGCCTCCGCGCTGCGGTAGCCGTCGATCACTTCCGGTGCTTCCACGAACAGCAGGTGTGCGCGGCCGTCCGCGCTCTCGAATGCCTCGCCTCCTTCTCCGGAGGAAGTCAGCGCCCCCACGGACGGATGGCGGAGAAAGCCCAGCGGATCATGGGATTTCATGACCATGTCCATGCCCTCCATCGCCGTGGCGATGTCGTCGAGGGAGGCCTTGATCGCCGCCTGAGAGTTTTCCGCAGAGAGTTTCGCTGCCTGTGCCTCCGCCACCGCCGGATCACCGTTGAGCCACAGGTAGGCCAGCAGCTCGGACAAACCTTCCGGCTCGCTCATCCACAGCGGCTGCCAGCGCGCCCGTTTCGCCACCCCCTTTTCCTCCAGATGTCCGCCCAGCGACTTCGCGGCCTCACCGAGCAGCCCTTCATCCTCTTCCCCGCCCTCGATGAGCATCACCAGCTCGTTGTTCCGGGAGAACGCCTCGTGGAAGACCTTCAGCCCCTTCACCTCCGGGAGATTTCCCGGCAGCATCGAAAGGATGTCCGTGTCAAAGCGCAGCCGCATCAGCCCCGCGGTGGCCGCGAGGATCGATACGACTAGCAGGATCGGCAATGCCAGACGGCGGAGCATGCGCCGAACTCAAGCGGACCGCGCCCCATCCGGCAATGCGGTTCCTCGGAATCGCCTGCGTCCGGTCAACAGGACGGCTCCCCCCGCGATGGCAAGCATCCCTCCAGAGGGTTCCGGGACAGGCGTCCAACCGGTGATATCGTAGTTGATGCCCTGATAAGTGATCACGGAGAGCGATCCGCTCGAAAGGAAATTGGGATCGATGAAGGTGATGGTGGACAACTCAAGCTGGTTCTCTCCGAGCCAAAGGATTTCGCCGGTGTCAGCGCCCGTCCAGGAAAGGTGGCTCCATGTCCCCCAATCCGTGGTCGAGGAATTCCCGAAAAGCAGGAGGCTCCCGGAGGTGAGGGTCAGACTCCCCAGGGAATCGCTGAAGCCGGAAAGGGAGCCGGTGGAAAGGATGACCTCGCCTGTGTAGATATTCCCACTGGAAAGCTCCAGGCTTCCGCTCCCTGATTTGCTGAGACCTCCCCAGTTGACCACACCGCTGCCATGGATGGAAGCTCCGCCTCCCGCGATGGTGAGGACTCCGGAGGAGCCGTATTCCGCCGGATAGGCCCCGGCAAACCCATAGCTGCGGAAACCCGCGGCATGCGAGGCTGCGGTGGCAGCAAGCAGGAAACCGAAAAGCGGGACTGTCATCGCGGAGGGGTGCATTTACTGATGGAACTCTGTGGGAGCGGGGAGGTTCAGGCAAGCAGCATCGTATTCCGCGGTCCCGCCATCCTGCCATTGGCGGTAGGACGGTTCCCAGCCCCTCCGACTGAAGGCGGATGTCTTCAACCTGACGTCGGATACCCGTGAGGCGGAGCCAGCCTGTTGGGGGCGTGATTTCCCCGGAACAGTCATTGCGGAGGGGGCGCGGAATCTCACCCTCCCGGCCGCGGGAAGTGTGGCGGAACCGCTGGATTCCAAGCTGCCATCCGCCCTGGCATGGTGTTCGTGGAGATCTCCGTGAAGGACAAGCAGGCAGAGGGGAGTGTTCTCCCGGAGTCTGCATGCCGGACCGTCGGGGGGGAGCATAGGAGCGTGGGAGCGGTTCCGTCAGGCCGTGCGCTGCATCGGGCGCTGCGTCTTGAAGGAATGCTCGATCTGCCGCAGCTCCGAATGCCCAAGGGAGCGGACAAGCCGCTGGAAACGGAGCCGGGCCCCCGACGAGCCGGTTTCCGCCGCCTGGCGGTAGAGGAAATACAGCCTCCGGTTGTTGTCCAGCGAATGGATCAACTGGTTCAGGGAAACGAATTCACCGGGAATGTTAGAGATGCGGCGGCGGCTCCTTTTGGTTGGAGGGATGACCCACAGCGGGGCGCACCGGTTTTTTTTGGCTTTTCCGGACATGTGTGTGTTTGGGGAAGCAGGATGGTGGGATGGAAGCCGTTCGGGGGGATGGCTTTTGTGGTGTGGCTGTGTCTTTCTCCCATGGATTCGAAGCTTGCACCATCGGACCTAGGACGGAGCAGAGGGGTGATGTGACTCCGACTTTGGGAGGAACCTATTTCCGTATTAATCGGGGTTTCCAGATGCGGGATGTTGTGCTAGCCCTCTGCCTAACAAGGCATGAGTCCAGAGTCCCGACCCTACAGCGAGCACCTCGATAGTCTGATTGAACGGATAGGGGTCGAGCCGCTGGACGACCTCGTCGGAAGGTTGCTGAAAACCAGCGCCACCACATTGGGTGTGGAGCGGGTCAGTTACTGGACCATCCAGGATGGAGGAAAGGCGATCCACAGGGAGCATCAATACTACCTCTCAACGGATGAGCTGGATAACTCCAGCCTGCTCCTCACGGATGTGATGCTCCCTGTCTATTTCTCATCGCTGCATCAGGATATGAGCCTGATTGTCTCGCCGGATGCGAAGAATGACCCCCGGCTCCTGGAGTTCCAGCAAGGGGGGTTCGGGTATCTCGGCATCGGTGCCATGCTGGACGCACCTGTCCACCGGCAGGGCCGCCTGTCCGGCATCATCTGCCATGAACATCTGGGCGGTCCGCGGGAGTGGACCGCACGGGACATCGATTTCGCCCGCCACGTCGCCCAATGGATCGCCCTGGCGATGGAGATCGACGACCGGCAGCAGACCCGGGAGGCGCTCCGTGAGAGCGAGGAGCGCTATCACCTCGTCATGGAGCATTCCCCGACCCCCACCGTGGTCGTGGATATACGGACCGGCCTGTTCGTGGATGGGAATGCCAGCGCGCTTTCCTTCTTCGGCGTGGACCGTGCGACGCTGTTGAAACATTCACCGGCGGATTTCAGTCCCGAAACGCAGCCTGACGGACTGCCTAGCAGGGAATCCTCCCGCGGGCATATCGAGAAAGCCCTGGCGGGTGAACACCCGAGCTTCGAGTGGATCCACCAGAACATCCACGGGGATGAAATCCCCACCTATGTCCATCTTTCCACGCTGCCTGACGGAGGTGCTCCCAAGATCATCGCCGCCATCACCGACAGGACCGAGCAGGCCCGCACGGAAAGGACCATCCGGCGGGCGCTGGAGAACGAACGTGAACTCAACGAGCTGAGGACCCGGTTCACCTCCATCGTCTCCCATGAGTTCCGGACACCGCTCGGCATCATCATGTCGGCCATCGAGCTCCTGCGGAACTACTTCGACCGCCTGGATCTGGAGCGCCGCAAGGAATTGTTCGAAGACATCCATTCCGCCACCCGCCGGATGGGTGTGTTGATGGAGCAGGTCCTGGTGCTGGGCCGCGCGGATGTCGGAAAGCTCACTTTCACCCCCGTGCCCATCGACCTGCCCACCGTCTGCGAGAAGCTGGTCGATGAGTCCCAATCCGCGACGGTCATGCGCTGCGTGGTGGACATCCATTTCGAGAACGACCTGTCCGGAGCCATGTCGGACGAGCCGCTTCTCCGCCACATCTTCACCAATCT
The nucleotide sequence above comes from Akkermansiaceae bacterium. Encoded proteins:
- a CDS encoding PAS domain S-box protein, which codes for MSPESRPYSEHLDSLIERIGVEPLDDLVGRLLKTSATTLGVERVSYWTIQDGGKAIHREHQYYLSTDELDNSSLLLTDVMLPVYFSSLHQDMSLIVSPDAKNDPRLLEFQQGGFGYLGIGAMLDAPVHRQGRLSGIICHEHLGGPREWTARDIDFARHVAQWIALAMEIDDRQQTREALRESEERYHLVMEHSPTPTVVVDIRTGLFVDGNASALSFFGVDRATLLKHSPADFSPETQPDGLPSRESSRGHIEKALAGEHPSFEWIHQNIHGDEIPTYVHLSTLPDGGAPKIIAAITDRTEQARTERTIRRALENERELNELRTRFTSIVSHEFRTPLGIIMSAIELLRNYFDRLDLERRKELFEDIHSATRRMGVLMEQVLVLGRADVGKLTFTPVPIDLPTVCEKLVDESQSATVMRCVVDIHFENDLSGAMSDEPLLRHIFTNLLSNAAKYSPEGSTVEFRVRRDGDDALFDVIDRGIGIPEEDQPRIFEAFQRAGNVGEISGSGLGLLIAKRCVEMHGGEIGFVSTPGEGTTFTVRLPIFS
- a CDS encoding MMPL family transporter, encoding MLRRLALPILLVVSILAATAGLMRLRFDTDILSMLPGNLPEVKGLKVFHEAFSRNNELVMLIEGGEEDEGLLGEAAKSLGGHLEEKGVAKRARWQPLWMSEPEGLSELLAYLWLNGDPAVAEAQAAKLSAENSQAAIKASLDDIATAMEGMDMVMKSHDPLGFLRHPSVGALTSSGEGGEAFESADGRAHLLFVEAPEVIDGYRSAEAWLIKLKAEVAAWQKADGGNLKLRYTGEPAFSSEIGRAMETDLSGSIAITLGLIGLLFWWMQRRLSLLLGLTVILTLVFAVALGVAGWMYGKLSIIALSSAEILIGLAVDYGLVICQEAKVTGHKVKPLREASGRPVLFGAVTTAIVFCALNLGGFPGMAQLGTIVAVGLVAAAILMLVLYLPFVAKFGVDRAPAVGTGRLLPRSKLAWSITAVLAVASFTVLFVSGLPGIDFDSKIMRPRNSQAMEAFDRMQKAFPGWNSQTMGLVVEAKSDGEMQARLAEAHRRVDEAKEAGLVDEVKLPDGWWPDAAIQEQNRARVSAMARDRERLLKEADAAGFSEEGLALGRGVLSAMERQSAEAGLVFPQLESAREVMRLFLNRDEKGGGYVLGSVTSGPGIEPAAKDYPAFSKLAGDGIWLSSWSLFKPAISKLVDEDMMRMLMPMGILLVGMMILIFRRAADVLLALFAMVFSTLMLLAIMKVTGLRWNFVNLMATPLLLGTGIDYAIHVTLTLRRTGGCFKELWNGTSKALLFCGASNVIGFGSLITSSSEALVSLGYVAVIGISLSMAVSIFLLPGWKTRRIP
- the chrA gene encoding chromate efflux transporter produces the protein MNEDAAPSFRDALRFWWKLGWISFGGPAGQISIMHKEIVERRKWMAEDHFLHALNFCMLLPGPEAQQLATYLGWRLHGAKGGIAAGVLFVLPSVFLLLGLSWLYMAGGGVAWVEGMFYGLIPAVIAIVAGAVRRIGSKVLKTPGLWLVTVAAFIAIFVFKVSFVIILAVAALVGLAGGKFMRKGVPVAEAGTDGAALEEAAVKLPLAPKAGFRRTAVITTTCLALWWVPLLAVGAWLGWRGVHFQEGWFFSKAALVTFGGAYAVLPYVSQMTVDHYGWLTQRQMMAGLGLAETTPGPLIMVLQFVGFVAAWQNPPEGWSPLAAATLGAGITTWVTFVPCFLFVFLGAPHVETLGTRPRISSMMTVMTAAVVGVILNLAVWFTWHSLWPEGGSFDFFAAVVAVASWVAMERFKAGVIPTLAACAGLGILYRLAVGS